One region of Bubalus kerabau isolate K-KA32 ecotype Philippines breed swamp buffalo chromosome 6, PCC_UOA_SB_1v2, whole genome shotgun sequence genomic DNA includes:
- the LOC129655715 gene encoding 40S ribosomal protein S27-like encodes MPLAKDLLHRSPEQEKRKHKKKRLVQSPNSYFMDVKCSGCYKITTVFSHAQTVVLCVGGSTVLCQPTGGKARLTEGCSFRRKQH; translated from the coding sequence ATGCCTCTCGCAAAGGATCTTCTTCATCgctctccagaacaggagaagaggaaACACAAGAAGAAGCGCCTGGTGCAGAGCCCCAATTCCTATTTCATGGATGTAAAATGCTCAGGATGCTATAAAATCACCACCGTCTTTAGCCATGCACAAACAGTAGTCTTGTGTGTTGGCGGCTCTACTGTCCTCTGCCAGCCTACAGGAGGAAAAGCAAGGCTTACAGAAGGATGCTCTTTCAGACGGAAGCAGCACTAA